The following proteins come from a genomic window of Montipora capricornis isolate CH-2021 chromosome 9, ASM3666992v2, whole genome shotgun sequence:
- the LOC138017535 gene encoding uncharacterized protein: protein MQHGIGKKTVHFVRHCQSTWNEAQHVFKLTHFDKELQSEAYIDAPLTAFGQEQAANVRQKIKDLQAEVAISSPFTRAIETCIRTHGDRNVVVTHWCAEFGESICDIGTKKENLEQTYPTIDFSNLPPDVWWYVDEKLKDVLTDPRKCYEWVLSNGTFKLGETESHFHRRLECFYEFLRNRTESNIVVFSHSMFLRHFLFKYYGRPVLEVIPNGEVITCTL, encoded by the coding sequence ATGCAACATGGGATTGGAAAGAAGACTGTTCATTTCGTTCGTCACTGTCAATCCACATGGAATGAAGCTCAGCATGTGTTCAAACTAACGCACTTCGACAAAGAACTCCAGTCCGAAGCATACATCGATGCTCCCCTAACAGCTTTTGGACAAGAACAAGCGGCAAATGTACGGCAGAAAATAAAGGATTTACAGGCGGAAGTCGCCATCAGCTCCCCTTTTACGAGAGCCATCGAGACTTGCATTCGAACCCATGGCGATCGAAATGTTGTGGTGACGCATTGGTGTGCAGAGTTTGGGGAGTCTATTTGCGACATTGGGACCAAGAAAGAAAACCTCGAACAGACGTATCCAACGATTGACTTCAGCAATTTACCCCCAGACGTTTGGTGGTATGTCGATGAAAAGCTGAAAGATGTACTAACAGATCCAAGAAAATGCTACGAATGGGTTTTGAGCAACGGGACTTTCAAGTTAGGAGAAACTGAGAGCCATTTTCATCGAAGACTGGAATGTTTTTACGAGTTTCTACGGAATCGAACAGAATCAAATATCGTGGTATTTTCTCACAGCATGTTTTTAAGACACTTCTTGTTTAAATATTATGGAAGACCAGTGTTGGAAGTTATTCCCAATGGGGAAGTAATCACATGCACTTTATAG
- the LOC138016912 gene encoding syntaxin-binding protein 4-like codes for MKALSRVTMDSISPRLQIGNGNRRDTEVIIIKNCHSGLGIKIAGGRSALGADFGIFIKKVLSGGVADLDGRLREGDQLLEVNGYSLLGVSNGKAMSLLRSAAQSNHAKLLVSRDSQSRQEFITLMEGLSGDLSVPGLTNGVMNGLVRSGSFGSSRGSTPSPTMGKRSWVMTAGQMSPLAGGRHGSPVLSPTMSLDKPSASLQRMYSMDLPTLPVGPTVVQHPPGAYEPPSYNSSLQTLSSSSFGTPYARHFNGDARFTEQSRDYEGHSHLTAEQRSVSSELTNDSGLPTDRHSQSSSPTFDHPGELQSIQIHYSTGLGLCVVGGTNHSDGPHIYVDDIIEGGDAHKDRRLKRGDRLMYINGETLIGVTHEQAKSLLTRLKLRGQDAEVTFMRGRIRPGSQTPNGSTSPVQNSPRGGLGNGLSSTQLNLDGIENCSSHTSSRRSSQASVSDLSNTDIFMQELLAGNAASPEASLGSRGSTPSVETFLGSPRSQVSPPEISDTQPAVLQPMTHQISGAGNGINHVGAPNSHRQPINDFHPAPAASPQRIVNGGFQPALSSTPAMVNSTPNGFKVVNQQYVPVTSQPYVNGALGGQSLVVERAGSPFVANGAGLPVVREQPNQLPLRSLHISPVQPKSEHQSVPYYLQQDLEALHRVSQQQISPSFLSQQSSLGGPVSLLTTPPPNGGPRTKRYGRGSRRLSLDPHTKLRVEKLEVALRYLGFRPTDEQQRELRQRLPADQAGFVSYGDFVSAARQVFSLELDDLSLSNSSVQFAIQDVNIAEGNVPTKDDTFEEMQQQSQLASLEAIAKENAENAERIRRERDEALREVQHLKKLLMKKEEDYLTAEEELMKARRDAQGLLEESRSLEKKVYLASEAQKAAKDVEQDYAEVIRLLEQELDSYKTKEAEQKPDMKELQELQKRLVVLGCQLRKAEVSKRTYEVATEKLINFAEMVHENLTEGSSGKPPPRGKGESVRGEGSSNPKPPAYLSRHAKFTPASLARQARETVKSVKALIEEEPLPFGWEEAFTTDGVRYYINHVTQQTSWLHPVSQVQHLPSIKENEDGERETLT; via the exons ATGAAAGCCCTCTCTAGGGTGACTATGGACTCTATTTCACCACG ATTGCAGATTGGTAATGGCAACAGACGTGATACTGAAgtgataattattaaaaactgccACAGTGGTTTAG GAATCAAGATAGCTGGTGGAAGATCAGCTCTTGGAGCAGATTTTGGGATCTTTATTAAGAAAGTCCTTAGTGGAGGTGTGGCTGATCTTGATG GCCGCCTTAGGGAAGGCGATCAGCTGTTGGAAGTTAACGGTTATAGTCTGCTTGGAGTGTCCAATGGCAA GGCAATGTCACTTCTTAGGAGTGCTGCTCAGTCAAACCATGCTAAACTGCTTGTGAGCAGAGACTCCCAGTCTCG GCAAGAATTTATCACTCTAATGGAGGGTCTTAGTGGTGACTTGTCAGTACCAGGTCTGACCAATGGTGTCATGAATGGCTTGGTGAGAAGTGGTAGTTTTGGCAGTTCGCGAGGATCCACTCCTTCCCCAACCATGG GAAAGCGTTCATGGGTGATGACAGCAGGTCAGATGTCTCCATTAGCTGGTGGCCGCCATGGAAGTCCGGTTTTATCACCCACCATGTCACTTGACAAACCTTCGGCAAGCCTCCAGAGAATGTATTCAATGGATCTACCCACATTACCAGTCGGTCCCACAGTGGTTCAACATCCACCAG GTGCTTATGAGCCTCCATCGTACAACTCCAGCCTTCAAACGCTTTCTTCATCATCATTCGGGACACCATATGCACGGCACTTCAATGGGGACGCACGCTTTACTGAACAATCTCGAGACTATGAAGGCCACAGTCACCTTACTGCAGAGCAACGGAGTGTTTCATCTGAGCTAACCAATGATTCTGGCCTGCCAACTGACAGGCATTCACAAAGCTCTTCTCCAACTTTTGATCATCCTGGGGAGTTACAGAGCATTCAGATTCACTATTCAACAGGACTTGGTTTATGTGTTGTTGGTGGAACAAACCATTCAGATGGACCACATATTTATGTAGATGATATCATTGAAGGTGGAGATGCCCACAAG GACCGAAGGCTTAAGAGAGGCGATCGGCTTATGTACATCAATGGGGAGACCCTCATTGGTGTAACCCATGAACAAGCCAAGTCTCTCTTAACTCGACTAAAGCTCAG GGGCCAAGATGCTGAGGTAACATTTATGAGGGGTAGGATCAGGCCTGGCAGTCAAACACCCAATGGATCAACAAGCCCTGTACAGAATAGCCCAAGAGGAGGCTTAGGAAATGGATTGTCATCAACACAACTGAACTTAGATGGGATTGAAAATTGTAGCTCTCATACTTCATCAAGGAGATCATCTCAAGCAAGTGTATCTGACTTAAGTAATACTGATATTTTTATGCAAGAACTTCTAGCTGGAAATGCAGCGAGTCCTGAAGCCAGTTTAGGAAGTCGTGGAAGTACTCCTAGCGTGGAAACGTTCCTAGGAAGCCCTCGGTCCCAAGTATCTCCACCTGAAATATCAGATACTCAACCAGCTGTGTTACAACCAATGACACATCAGATTTCAGGAGCTGGGAATGGTATTAATCATGTAGGTGCACCAAACTCACACAGGCAACCCATTAATGACTTCCACCCAGCACCTGCTGCATCGCCTCAGAGAATTGTCAATGGGGGTTTCCAGCCTGCATTGTCATCAACACCAGCTATGGTTAATAGCACACCTAATGGATTTAAGGTTGTAAATCAACAGTATGTTCCAGTAACAAGTCAACCCTATGTAAATGGAGCCTTAGGAGGCCAATCTCTTGTTGTGGAAAGAGCTGGAAGTCCATTTGTTGCAAACG GAGCCGGGTTACCTGTGGTCCGAGAACAGCCAAATCAACTGCCCTTGAGATCGCTTCACATAAGTCCTGTGCAACCAAAATCTGAGCATCAATCAGTACCATATTACTTACAACAGGACTTGGAAGCTCTTCACCGTGTTTCACAGCAACAGATATCTCCTAGCTTTTTGAGTCAACAGTCCAGTCTTGGTGGTCCAGTGTCACTTCTCACTACACCACCACCCAATGGTGGCCCCAGGACTAAACGGTATGGACGAGGCAGCAGACGACTTTCATTGGACCCTCATACTAAGTTGAGAGTGGAAAAACTTGAAGTG GCCTTGAGGTATTTGGGATTCAGACCTACAGATGAACAACAGCGAGAATTAAGACAAAGATTGCCTGCTGATCAAGCAGGCTTTGTCTCGTATGGAG ATTTTGTGAGTGCTGCGAGACAGGTGTTTTCGTTGGAGCTCGATGATCTTTCGTTGAGTAACTCATCTGTTCAGTTTGCAATACAAGATGTTAACATTGCTGAGGGTAATGTCCCTACTAAAGACGACACGTTTGAAGAG ATGCAGCAACAATCACAGTTAGCTTCACTGGAGGCGATAGCCAAAGAGAATGCGGAAAACGCCGAGCGAATCAGAAGGGAACGAGACGAAGCTTTACGCGAAGTGCAGCATTTGAAGAAATTACTaatgaaaaaggaagaagatTACTTGACTGCTGAAGAAGAACTCATGAAAGCAAGAAGG GACGCTCAAGGTCTTCTTGAAGAAAGTCGATCTCTCGAGAAGAAAGTTTATCTTGCCTCTGAAGCTCAGAAAGCTGCAAAAGACGTCGAACAGGACTATGCTGAA GTTATAAGACTTCTGGAGCAAGAGCTAGACTCGTATAAAACGAAAGAGGCGGAGCAGAAACCTGATATG AAGGAACTCCAAGAGTTGCAGAAAAGACTGGTTGTTCTCGGTTGCCAGCTTCGGAAAGCCGAAGTTAGCAAACGGACGTACGAAGTAGCCACGGAGAAACTTATTAATTTTGCAGAG atGGTTCATGAAAACTTGACAGAAGGCAGCTCAGGAAA GCCCCCACCGCGTGGTAAGGGCGAATCGGTTCGGGGCGAAGGGAGTTCCAATCCTAAACCGCCTGCTTACCTATCCCGTCATGCAAAGTTCACGCCAGCATCACTCGCAAGACAGGCGCGTGAGACCGTTAAATCAGTCAAGGCGCTGATAGAAGAAGAAC CTCTTCCGTTTGGTTGGGAGGAAGCCTTTACCACCGATGGTGTCAGGTATTACATCAA TCACGTGACACAGCAAACATCATGGCTTCATCCTGTCAGTCAAGTTCAACATCTGCCATCgataaaagaaaacgaagatgGTGAGCGAGAAACGCTCACGTGA